DNA from Salmo trutta chromosome 14, fSalTru1.1, whole genome shotgun sequence:
tagcttctgactttgattagtaggccgttgaaaatgggaacgattttttttcaaaatgcgctgtggcgccccctatcctagggtaacgtcaagaggttttaactgacttgccgagttaaataaaggtaaaataaaaaaaggaaaataaataaggtcaaagtggaattacgtaaaacattttaaaaaaagtgTCATtgagtattcaaccactttggtTGGAAATCCaaaataagttcagaagtaaaattctgcttaacaagtcgcataatatgttgcatggactcactgtgtgcaataatagtgtttaccaTTATTTTTTAAtggcctcatctctgtaccccacacatacaaatatCTGTAAATGTAACAGCtgccgtgagagagagtggaccaaaacgcagcggagttagtgttcgtcatatttaattgagaaagaacactatacaaaaacaaaacaagaaactgacagccaaacagtcctgtcaggtgaaacacaatgacagaaacaattacccacaaaaccccaatggaaaaacatgcacttatgtgtgactcccaatcaacaacaacgaacttcagctgtgcctgattgggagccacacacggcccaaaacaaagaaatacaaaaacatagaaaaagaacatagaatacccacccaatgtaacaccctggcctaaccaaaataaagaacaaaaaacccctctcaatggccagggcattacagtaccccccccccccaaggtgcggactccggccgcaaaacctgacactgaaggggagggtctgggtgggccttcttacggcggcggctcaggtgcgggacgtggcctctgccccacccttggcgtcgccctcttaggtggcgcacctggccgcgccgaaggtctggtgggcgaccctgacttcgcccggctggcaggcgacccttgttgcgcccggctggcaaacgaccctggctgcgcccggctggcgggcggcgatggcttgGGTACCTTTGAATATCAAACTGAAGACCCCTGACGTTAGCCATCAATATTTTTCACTGTACTAGTGGTACAATTAATCTGGCAGAAGAGGGTACTGATTTAAGCAGGTGTAATATATATATCTTGCATCAGTGAATCATCTTTACAAACCCCTAGCTACCATCAACACATATCTACAGGAAAAGTGGAGATTTTACTGCAGCTAGGTCTACATTTAAATGAGACAAACAAGAACTACAAAAAAcagctttatttaaaaaaatacaaagtgGATAAAAGGAGTGCAGTCATTCTTCTGCTGCCCTCTTGCCTCGTTTCACTGTGGTTTTAGCTTCAGGAGCAGCAGTGTCCCCTTCATCACCCTCTGCAGGCTTCTGGAAAGCTTTGGCCTTTGCACCCTTCTTGGCTGCCCCTTCACCCTTGGTAgtcttctgtgttttgggttgatcCTCAGCTGTCCCCTCTTCCCCACTGTCCTGTTTGACATGGACTTCTTAGCAGGGGCCACCTTGGAAGCAGATGCTTTTGCGGCCTTCCTGAGTTTTGCATCCTGAAAGATGAAAATGACAGGTTTGCAATACAATCACCCATTTAGAGATTCCATTTAACCATGATAAAGCCCAAATAGGGAACAGTACccatgacaaaaatatatatataaaaaagtccCTATACACCAAAACCACTTGAACAATGCCAATAGTCAGAACATTACTGAAACCACACTTGCCTCTGAAGGTTTCTCCTTCTGCTTTTTGGCTGCAGCCTTTTTTTTCTCAGCTTCTAGAGACAAGAgttagtgatgtgtgtgtatgcatgcaatCATGGACACCGTGAGGAGACGTGAGATACCCATACAAGTCATTGAATGAGCAATGTTAAATGTCCTCCATTGCAATGGGAGTAGCTCAATAACAATGATCCCATACAATTGGGCAGATTATAGGGTGATGTCTAAATCCTAGGAGTGATGAGCACAATCAATTCAGTGGATTCAGTTTACTGGCTTCCTTGTCCTTAGTCTACTTGGCTCCAACCTTGGCAGCCTTCTCCACATTGGGATCAGTGTTCTCAGTGGCCTTTGGCTTGGGCTCCTTCACCCTACCCCTGACTGCAAGTTGGCAAAGGAGGGTGAACATATATTGAGCTACATTATATTAAACAGCAAACCCATGTTCAATATGTTTGTCATATAATGTTGACTAATCTAATAAACACACAACTTTATATTCAGAACTGGTACCATGAAGTTTGGCTCATTTGGCAGGTAAGCTACTATCACATTCAGAAAATAAAGTCCATTCACCTTGGAACACATTTTTCTTGATTTAATTACTTGGGTTAACAAAGCCTAGTTGCCACAAGTAGCCTAttgaagtaactgtccagtgGAGATCTCACTTTAAAAAAAGTTTATATTCTGTTAATTcgtacccaaataatgttgtggACTCATCCCGTATAATGATGTTACGTTTGATGCCTGAGCTCTGAGGCATGCGTTGAAATCGCAGTGTGCCGATGCccgtatcactttatcagaagcacGTGATTAATGACGTCCAAAGCTTCGTTTTGTCGAACAAACACCTGATTGGTAGAAGACAAAAAGGCGACACTGCACACACACGCTATGGTGTGTGGGACATAATCTATAATAATTTGGCTGCTCTATATTCTTTAGACCAGCAGGTGCCACTAGTGTGCACTTGATCAAAGCCTTGAGAATTTAACCTATTTCAGACGATTAGCTGGAAAATCTCGACTCTCCAGGAAGCATTGTTTCCCCATCACTAATCCTATACTCGTATTTGTAGCCAAAgcataattaacaaaaaaacaacacaaaaaaacatcTAAACTTGTAACACAAAACAGACAGTTTCGGTAATGCTTGCCATTTTCTCATTAAACATTATATCATGTTGGGTCATTggctgagctggccaatcagcagtaTACTTGATTTAATATTTTTTGTAACAGGTATatacccacaccattctgttgttggggtacgtccAGGGCCGGATTAACAAAGGGGCTTCCCGGGGCTGAAGCCCCTGGGCCCAGAAGGCAGAAAAAAAGtcacaaatatatacatacattatacagtacatattacaTATGTAGTATATATTTTTACTGCAACAGCAAACCACAGGAGGATTCTGGAGCCGGCTATCAATGAATGTAGACAGCTTTCTGCTGCCACTATGCTAATCATcagatagggggaggagaggtatgGGCCCCATGTGGGTAAATGGGGGGGCCCTGCCTTGATTGGGTAACTGAACAAATAAACTGCATAATAACTAAATGTGACTGGTCAATTATGTGAGTCAGGGGCTGGGCCCAAGAGGCAAAAAAACGAATAACTTTTTTTATATCCAACCAAGGGAGCCTGTTGTCAATGTTcaaaatacaccagagaacaTATTTAGCCACTGAGGATCAATAGTTAGGCAACAGTGAGATACTTAtttttggaaaggtggatttttaaaagaagaagctcaaactgtttgggcgcagacctggatagtatgacagatctctgcaggctatctctgcagtagattgcaactccgccccctttggcagttctatctcaACTGAGAAtcttgtagttggggatggaaatttcagaatatttggtggccttcctaagccaggattaaGACACGGCTCGGGCAtcagaatagattcagggcataatgtacagacaagggtatggtaggatgtggggacagtgggggtaaacctaggcatgTGTGACGATGGCAGAGCttgcatctctggagacaccagcTAAGCCAGATGAGGTCTCCCCATGTGTGGGGTGTGTGACAAAAGAGCTATAAAAGGCATGTTTTGCTGGactaggggctctacagtgacataaaacaataactaaccgaaacagcagaagacaaggcatattgacattagagagaggcatgtgtagccgagtgatcatagggtccaatgagcagcaataggtgagtccgggagccgttcggtagtcgctaCTATGCTAGGCAAGCGGGAGGCATGGcattcagaaagctagcgggccggggctagcagatgggtcttcggTGACAACGCAACggaaagcctgttgaaaccacaccggacaattacgtcggcagaccagtcgtgatggatcggcggggctccctgtcggcaataaagggtccaggcaaattggcaaaagaggtattgtagcccacgaATTAGTGGGtatacctcttcggctagccgggagatgggcgtggctcgaggctagctcaaggctaactggtgcttgttTCAGGACAGAGGCATTAGCCAGCGGTAGCCACACGATTGCAGgaagctagctgcgatgatccggtgtaatggcccagagcttgcggcaggaatccggtgatgtgttGGAGAAAAGGAGTCCGAtattgcgctgtgcagactggcaggtatttaccgagctaaagctggctggtgACCGAGCTAAAGGTGAAGACCGTTAGCCATGGCTAacagtgactactagctagtagctagtaagctggttagcttctgatgaaGGTTCCAGTTATAATGTATagaaatagcagatccgtaccacattgggtgggGCGGGTTGCAGGAATGTATATTTAGATCGTaggtggaaagtgagattaaaatatatacaaaaaaaactaTGAGACCAACTGTTTAcatgggacaagacaaacacacgtccAACTGCTACGCCGTCTTGGATTCTTGGAATACTTCAATCTCACCAGGTCCAAAGATGGATATTTCTCTGTTATGTAGCCGTGAATGGCCTGCGATTAGACCCGCTTTCGAGAGTCCAACTCCTTCAGCGTTTCATTAACCATCACCATCGTACGTAGATGAAGAGGGTGTTTCCGTGCCACAGCAGGTGCTTTGCTGGATTCTAACAATGAAATTAACAAATGTTTCTACCGTAATCTAACCAAATAGCCATACAATTAGGCTACTCAAATTGGCCTAAACCGCACATGGTTTTACAAACCTGATTTATCTTTTCCCGACACTTTTTCATATTTATGGGCACGTCAGAAGATGAAGTTACTTCTTCGGCGGCTGCTGCTTTTTTTTAGGAGGCATGATCAAACGGTTAATCTCAAAGTTAGGCTATATAAAAACGTTAGTATAAAAACAGCAACTGCATTCTCAGCCTACACACGTTCAATGTTATGCACTTCAAGCAAAGCATGTGGTTTATCTGAATGGGCGCTGACATTTAGGTACCAGTCAGAGCATTCAAGGTAAACTGATCAGTCCGAGTAGTGTGAACtcacttcttcttctctcctccgttccttccttccatcctttcctttcctttactGCGCTTATCAGTTTACCTTCACTGCTCTGGCATATTGTTAAACATCACTCACCAAGCATAAATGAAATATGAAAACCCAGAGATCATCAAACTCTCAACCACAAATGCAGGGTTTTTGTAGTTAAACTTTGTGCAGCTGTCAAAAATTTAAAACAAAAGTCGAAGATAAATATTTTTCTCAGACAGACAAGTTAGTTTGTTGGTTTTAAAAATCGAATTGCCGGCAATAATGATACATAATAAAATCTGTTAAAGACAGTTAGCTTTAGATCATAAAAATAATGACCGATAAATGATTCTGAATGTTCAGCCTCCTTGTCCTCTGCAACATGACATTAGCCCACAGTTGTCATATGAGGCATCTGTGGTTTTCCTGTGAACAAGCACCACATCTGCTTTTCTATTGAAACATTTATTCTTGTCCCAGTCACTGCCACCATCTTCTGTGAAGTCAGACTAACAGTATGTATGTAACTGTCTAAAAAATGACATTGTTCGTCCCTGATATGGCTGGTCGTCTGTTTTTGCTCATCCTCCTTTTCGGTGAGTTGTTTTTCCGTTCCAAGTTCCATCAtctgtttgtgctacaggatattCCATTCTTCTTTCCCCTCTTTTAGTCTTTTACTTTAGGAACTCTTAATATTTCAACGTGTTATGGTTATAATAAGTGTGTCttattccattgatcatcctattGATTTATATTTCTCtgtcattattttacattttgttcaGATAAGAATGACCACTGCTTGATAACATGGCTGTGAATGCATTCCAGGCTATTCTGCTTCGCCAGCTTGTGTAAAGTGTTCCCATCTcatgttttcttatttttcttaatgGCAAAAAGAGCATGATAATGACCCATTTTGTTATGTCTAGATACCTTCCAGTACATCAAAGCCAAAGGTCAGTATCATTGTTATGAATTTAAAGCtgcgatatgtaactttttgagtTACCAGACAAAACAACGGAttaccaaaatattcaaataatgattgacatattttcaataaaaacgttattttgatgaattccTCCATACGatttcatccttccacgagaTGCTGTAAACACTGggaatacaaaacattaacatgacatagactgaccagtcgaatccaggtgaaagctatgatcccttattgatgtcacttgttaaagccACTTAAATCAGTaaatagatgaaggggaggagacaggttaaagacatggattgtgaatgtatgccattcagagggggaaagggcaagacaaaatattttgaagtgcctttgaacggggtatgctaGTAGGTGCCAGAACTGTAAcagtgctgggtttttcacgctcaacagtttcctgtgtgtatcaagaatggtccaccaccctaaggacatcctgccaacttgacacaactgtgggaaggattggagtcaacatgggtcagcatccccgtggaatgagacagacagcaaggttaatacaaatctccgctgttgaaaaccaaatgctagtctaaaaTAAATAGGATATAATATCTAaatgctttttacagtggagtttaagtttataaattgcctggctgggctgatgagatagTGGATTGAGCAGTCAAATGCAATAGTGAATAGACAATTTTCTGTGTTTGCAAACGTTGCACGCATCGCTCTCATGCGGCAACgtttacaaacacaaacaatTGTCTATTCGCTATTCCATTTGACTGCTCAATCCACTATGGTGACAGAACAGAATGCCAACAAAAAAAAGCCTCTATTTACATGTTgcatatgagtgcatttcacactacttttggattataattggagtttaaggctcgtatgaatgtcctgcttaatataatgtttgtcaTCATTGCAAATCAACTGTATTATACTAAAAATAACTtcaacttcaaccagtaaaatggctcAGTGGCTATCTTTTTCTACAGCCTATTGCTATGTCAATGAGTGTTTAGAATTCTAGCTAACAACTTGCTGCATCcaaagatcacaaccaaatataatctgATTGACTGTTCAAGCGAGAATCAACACATCATTGTAAACGTAGGAGAGCcctcaaaaagttattttgtttagaagtaataaaaacgtaaatcaaatcaaatcaaatcaaatttatttatatagcccttcgtacatcagctgaaatctcaaagtgctgtacagaaacacagcctaaaaccccaaacagcaagcaatgcatgtgaaagaagcacggtggctgggaaaaactccctaggaaaaactcctgagaaaggccaaaaacctaggaagaaacctagagaggaaccaggctatgaggggtggccagtcctcttctggctgtgccgggtggatattataacagaacatggtcaagatgttaaaatgttcgtaaatgaccagccttgtcaaataataataatcatagtaattgtcgagggtgcaacaagcacgtccggtgaacaggtcagggttccgtagccgcaggcagaacagttgaaactggggcagcagcatggccaggtggactggggacagcaaggagtcatcatgccaggtagtcctgaggcatggtcctagggctcaggtcctccgagagaaagaaagaaagagagaaagagagaataagagagagcatatttacattcacacaggacaccggataagacaagagaatactccagatgtaacagactgaccctagccccccgacacataaactactgcagcataaatacatgAGGCTGTCTAGGCTATGTTGAATGGGAGCAGATGGCATGGCTTTCTTACTGCAGCCAAGAGTCACGCGCATCTGTACATGATGTCAGTGTGTCGTGCACTGGAAAGTATAGAACGCCATTTGGGTCTTCGCATTTCAAAAAAGATCCACGAGAAATAACACTGTTTGAtgcgtcaaataagcttgttgaccaatcaggacctggataTGACTgtacgtcacataataatttaacatgTTCGTTACTTTTGACGTAGTTATTACagattgattacactatcacttgtTTTTCATATGTCACAGCGATTCACCGATATGTATGATGCTAGTAAAGTTTTTGGTCTTGCGCACCTGCCGCTGCAGCACATGCGCAGACACACCTCCCCAAGCTCTGGGACAGTTCTGGTCAGAACAAAATCAATCACTTCCGTTGTTTGGCTGTGCCCATATAGCAACGTTCCAAAATGGGCAAAAGTCCTGGTGGAAGGatgaaaataaaacacatttactcAGAACAATAATATGTCTTTAATGAAAGACATGTCCTTAATCTTTTGTTTAAATATTTGGCAACCGTTTTACAAAAAGCAAAATGCCCATCGAAGCCGAGGATTATTGTGTGATAACTCCCTCCTAAGGGCTGTTCCTGCCACGGGTTCTCATTGTTTATTGTTAAATAGACAACAGTGTCTTAATTGTTTTTCTCTTTCAAACTCATAATATTAAGTGGTACATTATCTGTATGAGTAGTTAAACATTGAAAATGATTTTATAATTCAATTAAAAAAGACACTCCATCATCCCTCTGTCACAGATCTTCCTCAGCCCAGTCTGACAGTGATTCCTGCAGTCATCAAAGAGAGAGACTCAGTTCAGCTGAACTGTCAGactcctccatctgtctctgaGTGTTACTTCATAATGGAAGGGCAAGGGGAATTCACCCTACCATCACCCTGTCAACAGACACTCACAGGAACACTACTGGTGATGTGGACAGGTCAGATATCTCCAGCTGAGGTCAAAATACACTGTCAGTACAGTGCTACAGGTTCACAGTTTAGATCCATATACAGTGAGCCTTCAACAGTCACAATTCAGGGTAAGAAGATTGTTTGAATGGTTGTAAACAATGTACTGTTGTGCCATCATTACCATGTTCCTCTTGGGATATTTTATCATACTGTGTGTTGTTATAAACTATTACATGAAACAATTAAGCAATATATTATATCTCCGTCATTTCCCATACTGTCGCTGCATAAAGGAATTGACTCAAGATCATTAAGTCTGAAATAACAAGGATGGGTTAGACTATCAGTAAATTTCTCAAAACCACAAAATGCTAAATGCTTTATTACCCTATTCTCACAGACATTCCTCAGCTGACAGTGAGTTCTACAGTCATCAGAGAGACAGAATCAGTTCAGCTGAGTTGTGAGACTCCTCCATCTATCTATGTGTCTCACTGTTACTTCTACATAGAGGGGGAGAAGAATCTTCCAGACCATTCGTGTACGCAGACAACAACAGGAACTGAGCTGCTGAAGAGGGCAGGTCCAACATTTCCAGCTGTGGTCAAAGTGAAGTGTTACTATGTTGTAGGGAAGTCTCACACATCTCCTTTTAGTAACCCTGTCTCAGTCAATGTTCACGGTAAGTAGGTGGTTTATAAAATTATACACTTCACTGTTATACCGTATTAATTATGCTTGTTCTGAAAATGAGATCTTCTGTCGTATTTCCTAAACGTCTTCATTTCATTTACTTTGTACAAACATAAATACTGACATAGTTGAACGTTTGATTAAAGGATTTTCCATACTGTTAGTATGTATGGATTACCTataatgttttttaaatgcaACTTTCAAAGAGACCCACCTCCTCCCAGGCTGACAGTCAGTTCTAcagtcatcagagagagagactcagttcAGCTGAGCTGTCAGACTCatccatctgtctctgtgtctcagtgttaCTTCTACACAGAGGGGAGAGATCCTAAACACTCACCCTGTACACGTTCACTCACGGGGACTGAGCTGCTCTCGTGGGCAGGTCAAAGTTCATCTGCTGAGATCAAACTGAGATATCTTTACACAGTAGAAACTTACTATCCATCGATGCACATTGGTTCTGTCTCTCTTACTATTCTTGGTAAGAAATGTTATATTCAGATTTTCTTGAATGATTCTGTTTAAATCACAATCTCATCCAATGTCATTTCAAAATAGTTGTTGTGAAGACAATAAATCCATATAATATTTGAAATGTATATATCAAAAGTAGATTTCTAAGATCCCACAGAAAACAACCACAGAGACAGGCCAAAGTACAATCAAAGGTTCTTTATAAACTCAGCtttacacagtaatacacagtatCACTACGGCCCTATTAGAAACGTATAAATAAGCTGGGATTTAGGGCTATAGGCTAACTAGAAGCAATGGGCCAAACTAACACAGAAGTTGATTCCTGATTGGTGGCCAATGTTCATTCGGGTCCTTCTGAGCAGGGTTTGTTCGTTCGGTTCTACCAGAGCAGGATTAGATTGGCTCTACCCAAACAGGGTTCGGCTCTTCCTCCCGAGCAGGGATCGGCTCTTCCTCCCGAGCAGGGATCGTTAGACGATGGCTGGTCTGGTAGTCGATTGCTGGTTTGGTGTTCAGTGGTAGGTCGCCTTCTGTCCCTCACTCTGCATCGGCCTGGCTGTGTGGTAGAGTTGGGTGTAGCCTCTCAGCTGCGTCAGGCGTGTCCCCCGTGTCTGTAGTCGTGGGGGACAGAAAACATACAATTAGAGGATGTACTGGCCAACAATTGGTGTCACACTCACACGTTCGCAACAAGCACTTTCCTTTAGCAGTGCAATAGATAGCATTGTGATTTGTGTCTTTCCAACAGCAAGCGACCAGCGGAGACGAGAAGCTTGTTGGTCGAGAGGTCCCTGGTTCAGTTCCTTTTTAACTCTAGTTCTGGGGCGTGTTTAGCAATATGtttagggagggaggaggtgatagaGAATCATCTCAATGTCACTTTAGTCCATGCTAATCTGTGGAATCACAGCACATCATACAAGCAAGCAAAATAGTCCATGCGATTCAATTTCATTTCACACGTGAGAATGTAAGGAATTAAGTGAAAGGCAATCGTTGTAAAAACACAGCACACATGATTAAATGGCACTCATAAATATAAATGATATCAAATAAGACATGCTGATATGTAATATAAAGAGAATGGCAGGCTCTAGTTTAGTAAGAGTCAGTGTCACTTGTGACatataaactcatcaaaaaaagaaatgtccctttttcaggaccctgtctttcaaagattatacgtaaaaatccaaataacatgcagatcttcattgtaaagggtttaaacactgtttcccatgcttgttcaatgaaccataaacaattaatgaacatgcacctgtgaaacggtcgttaagacactaacagtttatggttcattgaacaatgctcgttcattgaacaagcatgggaaacaatggttaaaccctttacaatgaagatctgcaagttatttggatttttacgtattatctttgaaagacagggtcctgaaaaagggacatttctttttttgatgagtttatatGTCACAAGTGACACTGACTCTTACTAAACTAGAGCCTGCCATTCTCTTTATATTACGTATCAGCATGTCTTATTTGATATCATTTATATTTCTGAGTGCAATTTAATCATGTGTGCTGTGTAAATTAAGCTGTTCTGTTAGATAATTAAGCTGTTCTGTAGATATGACACCAGCCTCAACACCAATGTCTGGGATCATCAGCAGAAGTAATAGAATGTCTGTGTTCATCTAGTGGAGTGTTTAGATCGTATCTACGCTCTGTTATACTTCTGCTGTTAGATAACATGGTGACTTCATTCTAGGAAGCTGTCAACAACAATCAGCACCTTATCTGTCCTGAAAGACTTTATCACCTTATGAATTGGTCTTATCATCTCTCTAATGAGGATAAATATAATCTACCAGGGCTAGAAGCAATCAGTCCGTAGTGATTTTTATGCCCATTTTGAAAAGACAAGTCATGAAGGTATTTCAAAAGGCCAACAACACCATGATGATCATTAATACGATCATTAATAAAATGCTAATTTCATTAATATGTGTTTTCTCAGTGGGTTTGACTCCAGGTCCTAGATCTACTTTGCCTCCCAGCACGACAGTGAGTCCTACAGAAGGTGTGTTGGGCCTCTAAATTATAATCTCTGCAAATAGTAAATATACAGTGAAGAGTTTAGATTACGGGCCTGTAAAATTAAGTGACCCAAATGTGAATGTAAAACCTTATTCTTGTGTGGTCATATTAATTCCCACAAGTTTCAACTGTTACTTCTACTTTGACCCCAGACACCACAGTGACACCAACTACCAGTAAGTAGATCCACCAATTTTAATTTTGTTTCAAGTGCAATATCTTTGTTCACATTTTCACGAAAGCTCTGACCGGTTAGCTAATAGAAATATTCATAGCTGCTTGTAATTTCAGTCCAGATTTTTAACCACTTTGAGTCTATCTGATTTGTAGGTAATGTGTAGTGTACTTCTCTCTTTCTGCTTATTGAAAGACCTTAGATATTACATTAATATACATTTGTTCTTGTGTAATATGAGTAATCTCTTCTCACCAGGTTTGACCTCCCCTTTGACCCCTAGCACGACAGTGAATCCTTCATCAGGTATCTTAGTCATCTTTATCTATTTAGCAGATAGAAGTAAAACAAATAGAGTAGCTTCATCTTCTCCATGTTTTTTTCCCATCAAAAATTTGCCTCATTACAAAAAGAGGTTGATATTTGATTGATTAAAATCAACCCATTTAGATGTATTTTTGTATAATCAGTTCCAATGATTTGCTTTGCATTAGGGTCGACTGTTTGCTAAATTTCGACCACTGACACCCCAGCGAATGTCAGTGCTAAATATTTTTGTCTATTAAAGCATAAACCAATTTTGCAAAAGTAGCCAAATGTAAATTCAGTCAAGGCTTTAGGATTAATCAAACAATTTGTCTCTTCTTAGAAATATTTACATAACTCTGTTATTAAACTGTCCTTC
Protein-coding regions in this window:
- the LOC115208196 gene encoding uncharacterized protein LOC115208196 isoform X2, translating into MTLFVPDMAGRLFLLILLFDTFQYIKAKDLPQPSLTVIPAVIKERDSVQLNCQTPPSVSECYFIMEGQGEFTLPSPCQQTLTGTLLVMWTGQISPAEVKIHCQYSATGSQFRSIYSEPSTVTIQDIPQLTVSSTVIRETESVQLSCETPPSIYVSHCYFYIEGEKNLPDHSCTQTTTGTELLKRAGPTFPAVVKVKCYYVVGKSHTSPFSNPVSVNVHVGLTPGPRSTLPPSTTVSPTEDTTVTPTTSLTSPLTPSTTVNPSSGVQSSTESDVESNSKEIFLLGQLWQAAVASGVGVLLVGLTAVCLCRRTKKNNSQRPTARQDDHRQYDLVSMGAVSSGVMVDSGDARIDSQITSVLFTFTPSGLSLRSRDHLQVHSYCTCLNFGPNLINHIKTHI
- the LOC115208196 gene encoding endochitinase 2-like isoform X3 codes for the protein MTLFVPDMAGRLFLLILLFDTFQYIKAKDLPQPSLTVIPAVIKERDSVQLNCQTPPSVSECYFIMEGQGEFTLPSPCQQTLTGTLLVMWTGQISPAEVKIHCQYSATGSQFRSIYSEPSTVTIQDIPQLTVSSTVIRETESVQLSCETPPSIYVSHCYFYIEGEKNLPDHSCTQTTTGTELLKRAGPTFPAVVKVKCYYVVGKSHTSPFSNPVSVNVHVGLTPGPRSTLPPSTTVSPTEVSTVTSTLTPDTTVTPTTSLTSPLTPSTTVNPSSGVQSSTESDVESNSKEIFLLGQLWQAAVASGVGVLLVGLTAVCLCRRTKKNNSQRPTARQDDHRQYDLVSMGAVSSGVMVDSGDARIDSQITSVLFTFTPSGPVDVDTQAFSN
- the LOC115208196 gene encoding uncharacterized protein LOC115208196 isoform X4, which encodes MTLFVPDMAGRLFLLILLFDTFQYIKAKDLPQPSLTVIPAVIKERDSVQLNCQTPPSVSECYFIMEGQGEFTLPSPCQQTLTGTLLVMWTGQISPAEVKIHCQYSATGSQFRSIYSEPSTVTIQDIPQLTVSSTVIRETESVQLSCETPPSIYVSHCYFYIEGEKNLPDHSCTQTTTGTELLKRAGPTFPAVVKVKCYYVVGKSHTSPFSNPVSVNVHVGLTPGPRSTLPPSTTVSPTEVSTVTSTLTPDTTVTPTTSLTSPLTPSTTVNPSSGVQSSTESDVESNSKEIFLLGQLWQAAVASGVGVLLVGLTAVCLCRRTKKNNSQRPTARQDDHRQYDLVSMGAVSSGVMSDTYHVYSSITDRPATSAQPDGLYGLQAH
- the LOC115208196 gene encoding uncharacterized protein LOC115208196 isoform X1; this translates as MTLFVPDMAGRLFLLILLFDTFQYIKAKDLPQPSLTVIPAVIKERDSVQLNCQTPPSVSECYFIMEGQGEFTLPSPCQQTLTGTLLVMWTGQISPAEVKIHCQYSATGSQFRSIYSEPSTVTIQDIPQLTVSSTVIRETESVQLSCETPPSIYVSHCYFYIEGEKNLPDHSCTQTTTGTELLKRAGPTFPAVVKVKCYYVVGKSHTSPFSNPVSVNVHVGLTPGPRSTLPPSTTVSPTEVSTVTSTLTPDTTVTPTTSLTSPLTPSTTVNPSSGVQSSTESDVESNSKEIFLLGQLWQAAVASGVGVLLVGLTAVCLCRRTKKNNSQRPTARQDDHRQYDLVSMGAVSSGVMVDSGDARIDSQITSVLFTFTPSGLSLRSRDHLQVHSYCTCLNFGPNLINHIKTHI